From a single Anaerolineaceae bacterium oral taxon 439 genomic region:
- a CDS encoding conjugal transfer protein TraX yields MNSETILIQETQKKGLSLNALKYIAIAAMVIDHAAVAFLDDSTTLYRVLDGIGRTTAPIMFFAAVEGYHHTRDLKKYLTRLFVFALISYLPFMYGFSDTFRALRLNVIFTIFFGVVAVHAARTIRSLWLKIAVILALMILTVPMDGGSFCVPMMLILDFFYGNRKNQLAGYLIFAVFSFNIADYFLDPFWSLFYLGFFDVEAFIYGEYDSLGYLIPFFLLLFYNGEAGKRGHFPKWFFYIFYPAHLTIIALIRIFLT; encoded by the coding sequence ATGAACAGCGAAACAATCCTGATCCAGGAAACGCAGAAAAAGGGGCTTTCGCTCAACGCGCTGAAATACATCGCGATCGCCGCCATGGTCATCGATCACGCCGCAGTCGCGTTTCTCGACGATTCGACGACGCTATACAGGGTTCTGGACGGAATCGGCCGGACCACCGCGCCGATCATGTTTTTCGCCGCGGTCGAAGGGTACCATCATACAAGGGACCTGAAAAAATACCTGACCCGGCTTTTCGTTTTCGCGCTGATCAGCTACCTGCCCTTCATGTACGGGTTCAGCGATACGTTCAGGGCGCTGCGGCTGAACGTTATTTTCACGATCTTCTTCGGCGTCGTCGCGGTTCACGCCGCGCGGACGATCCGCAGCCTCTGGCTGAAAATCGCCGTAATTCTGGCGCTGATGATCCTGACGGTGCCCATGGACGGCGGAAGCTTCTGCGTTCCGATGATGCTGATACTGGATTTCTTTTACGGGAACCGAAAGAATCAGCTCGCCGGGTACCTGATCTTTGCCGTCTTCAGCTTCAACATAGCCGACTATTTCCTGGATCCGTTCTGGAGCCTCTTTTATCTGGGCTTTTTCGACGTTGAGGCTTTCATTTACGGAGAATACGATTCGCTCGGGTACCTGATCCCGTTTTTCCTGCTCCTTTTCTACAACGGCGAAGCTGGAAAGCGCGGACATTTTCCGAAATGGTTCTTTTATATTTTCTACCCGGCGCATTTGACGATTATCGCGCTGATCCGGATTTTCCTGACTTAA
- a CDS encoding NDP-hexose 4-ketoreductase, which translates to MSGIHQFTERAQRVLSYATREAANAKAPMIGTEHLLAGLLLVEDSTAGTVLADLNITIDAVREWFPKVRELDAMHRMEEFAGEDGKLSLAVQNVLRRAIMLCGSANEKQVSTEFLLKALLQSPESHAIRICERLGVRANQIRLHLDRILREGERPKRAAAPVETAASVHPARPQGRASERKKGDSPLIDQLSVDLTAKAAAGKLDPVVGRKTEIERLIQILARRTKNNPALIGEPGVGKTAIVEGLAQAIIQGLVPAQLLNKRVLQLDVGSMVAGTMYRGQFEERMKRVIEELKTTEAILFIDEVHMLVGAGSSGSAVDAANILKPALSRGEIQIIGATTTNEYRKNIENDAALERRFQPIQVSEPTPEEAVEILKGLRTRYEDHHQLLISDAAVEAAVKLSVRYVSDRFLPDKAIDLIDEAASRVRLYKNPAAARSNDLISMLRDTRKQIHLVSEKGGSENLTSLRETERQLEADIVELNRTWDRAEAPELSAEDIAEVISMWTGIPLTQLAESESDRLLQMDSELKKMIIGQDEAINAISSAVRRSRSGLKDPNRPIGSFMFLGPTGVGKTELTKALAKYMFGSEEALIQIDMSEFMERHATSRLTGAPPGYVGFDDAGQLTEAVRRRPYSIVVFDELDKAHPEVQNILLQIMEEGRLTDAHGKKVDFRNTIIVMTSNVGAELIRRQTSFGFTLDSDAADGETGNYEEMRRKLLDQLKKAFRPEFINRLDNVIVFRTLSMEDMRRITEMEIEKLNLRLADQGLRLIVSPEVVEKLTREGYDPEMGARPIRRVIQREVEDKLADALLANGYPAGTELYFTLDDAENLVILPGLPEPVL; encoded by the coding sequence ATGAGCGGAATTCATCAATTCACTGAACGGGCGCAGCGCGTTTTAAGTTACGCGACCCGCGAGGCGGCGAACGCGAAGGCGCCGATGATCGGCACGGAGCATTTGCTGGCCGGGCTGCTGCTCGTTGAGGATTCGACGGCGGGAACAGTTCTCGCCGACCTGAATATCACGATCGACGCGGTGCGCGAATGGTTCCCGAAGGTTCGGGAGCTGGACGCGATGCATCGCATGGAAGAATTTGCAGGAGAGGACGGAAAGCTTTCGCTCGCGGTTCAGAACGTACTGCGTCGGGCGATTATGCTTTGCGGAAGCGCGAACGAAAAACAGGTTTCGACCGAATTCCTCCTGAAAGCGCTTCTCCAGAGTCCGGAATCGCACGCGATCCGGATCTGCGAACGGCTGGGGGTCCGCGCGAATCAGATTCGCCTCCATCTTGACCGTATTTTACGCGAGGGCGAACGGCCGAAACGAGCGGCCGCGCCGGTCGAAACGGCCGCGTCGGTTCATCCCGCCCGTCCACAGGGCCGGGCGAGTGAACGGAAAAAGGGCGATTCGCCGCTGATCGACCAGCTGTCCGTCGATCTGACCGCGAAGGCGGCGGCGGGAAAACTCGACCCGGTCGTCGGCCGAAAGACCGAGATCGAGCGCCTGATTCAGATTTTAGCGCGGCGGACGAAGAATAATCCGGCGCTGATCGGCGAACCGGGCGTCGGAAAGACGGCGATTGTCGAAGGCCTTGCGCAGGCAATTATCCAGGGCCTCGTCCCAGCGCAGCTGCTGAATAAGCGCGTTCTCCAGCTTGACGTTGGATCGATGGTCGCGGGAACGATGTACCGCGGGCAGTTTGAAGAACGGATGAAGCGCGTGATCGAGGAGCTGAAGACGACGGAAGCGATCCTGTTTATCGACGAAGTGCATATGCTCGTCGGGGCGGGCTCGTCGGGTTCCGCGGTCGACGCGGCGAATATCCTGAAACCCGCGCTTTCGCGCGGCGAGATTCAGATTATCGGGGCGACGACAACGAACGAATATCGAAAGAATATTGAAAATGACGCGGCGCTCGAACGGCGTTTCCAGCCGATTCAGGTTTCCGAACCGACGCCGGAAGAAGCGGTTGAAATTCTGAAAGGGCTGCGGACCCGTTACGAGGATCATCACCAGCTCCTGATCAGCGACGCGGCGGTTGAGGCGGCTGTGAAGCTGTCGGTTCGCTACGTTTCGGATCGGTTCCTTCCGGATAAGGCGATCGACCTGATCGACGAAGCCGCTTCGCGCGTTCGTTTATATAAGAATCCGGCGGCGGCGCGTTCGAATGATCTGATTTCGATGCTCCGCGATACGCGGAAACAGATTCACCTTGTCAGCGAAAAAGGCGGAAGCGAGAATTTGACTTCTCTTCGTGAAACCGAACGTCAGCTTGAAGCGGATATCGTCGAGCTGAACCGGACCTGGGACCGGGCGGAAGCGCCGGAGCTCAGCGCCGAAGATATCGCTGAGGTGATTTCAATGTGGACCGGGATTCCGCTGACGCAGCTCGCCGAAAGCGAATCCGACCGGCTGCTGCAGATGGACAGCGAGCTGAAAAAGATGATCATCGGTCAGGACGAGGCGATTAACGCGATTTCCTCCGCGGTTCGCCGTTCGCGTTCCGGGCTGAAGGATCCGAACCGGCCGATCGGCTCGTTCATGTTCTTAGGCCCGACGGGAGTTGGGAAGACCGAGCTGACGAAGGCGCTGGCGAAGTACATGTTTGGGAGCGAGGAAGCGCTGATTCAGATCGACATGTCGGAGTTCATGGAGCGGCACGCGACTTCGCGGCTGACCGGGGCGCCTCCGGGATACGTCGGGTTTGACGACGCCGGTCAGCTCACCGAGGCGGTCCGCCGCCGTCCCTATTCGATCGTCGTTTTCGACGAGCTCGACAAGGCGCATCCGGAGGTTCAGAATATCCTGCTCCAGATCATGGAAGAAGGGCGCCTTACCGACGCGCATGGGAAGAAGGTTGATTTCCGCAACACGATCATTGTCATGACGTCGAACGTCGGCGCGGAGCTTATCCGGCGGCAAACGTCGTTCGGGTTTACGCTGGATTCGGACGCGGCGGACGGGGAAACGGGGAATTATGAGGAGATGCGGCGGAAGCTTCTGGACCAGCTGAAAAAAGCGTTCCGTCCCGAATTTATCAACCGCCTCGATAACGTTATCGTCTTCCGAACGCTTTCGATGGAAGACATGCGCCGGATTACCGAGATGGAGATCGAGAAGCTGAACCTGCGGCTCGCGGATCAGGGGCTGCGCCTGATCGTCAGTCCGGAAGTTGTTGAAAAGCTGACGCGCGAGGGGTATGATCCGGAGATGGGCGCGCGTCCGATCCGCCGCGTTATCCAGCGAGAGGTTGAGGACAAGCTGGCGGACGCGCTGCTGGCGAACGGTTATCCGGCGGGAACCGAGCTGTATTTTACGTTGGACGACGCGGAAAACCTGGTTATCCTTCCCGGTCTTCCTGAACCGGTTCTCTGA